In Sphingobacterium zeae, one genomic interval encodes:
- a CDS encoding NAD(P)H-dependent glycerol-3-phosphate dehydrogenase, translated as MNEISVIGGGSWATALVKILTENSIHVNWYMRRSEQVRSINDDAINPDYLSFLKLDNTKIYASDQLDMLVARSKVILFVVPSAQLDQVCEAIPKNDMRDKFVITAIKGTVGPENLLPSAFIARHFELTDLQQAIIAGPCHAEEIARNKKTYITLCGSNQSVIQKISNAFASPYMQVHYSADMIGVEYAAIYKNVVGIVCGMAEGLHYGDNFIAVLVANAIDELGLLLQAVGVPNSRLGNSTYLGDLLVTGYSRHSRNRKFGQYLGQGFSAFEARGMMGMVAEGYYATKGLMNTVSSLELNMPLLQTAYRVLYNHMAAKDEFKLLERNIR; from the coding sequence TTGAATGAGATTAGTGTGATTGGCGGTGGGAGTTGGGCCACGGCCCTGGTTAAAATTCTAACAGAAAATAGCATCCATGTAAATTGGTATATGCGACGTTCCGAACAAGTACGCTCGATCAATGACGATGCTATCAACCCCGACTACCTATCCTTTTTAAAACTTGATAATACAAAAATTTATGCTTCTGATCAGCTGGATATGCTCGTGGCGCGTTCTAAGGTGATCCTGTTTGTTGTTCCCAGTGCGCAACTGGATCAAGTTTGCGAAGCAATCCCCAAAAATGATATGCGCGACAAATTCGTGATTACCGCAATAAAAGGAACCGTAGGGCCGGAGAATTTGCTACCCAGTGCTTTCATTGCCCGGCATTTTGAACTGACTGACCTACAGCAGGCGATTATCGCGGGCCCCTGCCACGCCGAAGAAATTGCAAGAAACAAAAAAACTTATATAACCTTATGCGGGTCGAATCAAAGCGTTATTCAAAAGATTTCGAATGCATTTGCATCACCCTATATGCAGGTACACTATAGCGCTGATATGATCGGCGTGGAGTACGCGGCCATTTATAAAAATGTGGTCGGTATTGTCTGCGGTATGGCTGAAGGATTACACTATGGCGACAACTTTATAGCTGTGTTGGTAGCGAATGCAATCGACGAACTGGGGTTGTTGCTGCAAGCTGTTGGTGTACCCAATTCTCGGCTAGGTAACTCGACCTATTTGGGCGACTTATTGGTGACGGGATACTCCAGACATAGCCGCAACCGGAAGTTTGGTCAGTATCTCGGTCAGGGATTTTCGGCATTTGAGGCTCGTGGGATGATGGGTATGGTTGCCGAAGGTTATTATGCGACAAAGGGGCTAATGAATACCGTATCAAGTCTCGAACTCAATATGCCCCTTTTACAGACTGCCTATCGGGTGCTATATAACCATATGGCAGCAAAAGATGAATTTAAACTTTTAGAAAGGAATATAAGATAA
- a CDS encoding alanine:cation symporter family protein, whose protein sequence is MIRLLFNGSSSDKGISSFQAFSLAISGRVGTGNIAGVATAIAMGGARGYFLDVGNCIFRQCFSYCRSDSWPDVQRGKRW, encoded by the coding sequence ATGATCCGTTTGCTTTTTAATGGCAGTAGTTCCGACAAGGGCATCTCCTCTTTTCAGGCTTTCTCTTTGGCTATTTCAGGACGTGTGGGCACGGGAAATATCGCAGGTGTCGCGACCGCAATTGCCATGGGGGGGGCCAGGGGCTATTTTCTGGATGTGGGTAATTGCATTTTTAGGCAGTGCTTCAGCTATTGTAGAAGCGACTCTTGGCCAGATGTACAAAGAGGTAAACGATGGTGA
- a CDS encoding mechanosensitive ion channel family protein, whose amino-acid sequence MNDLELNDIQAHWNNFIASAIAWAPRIITALISALLIYLIGSWIIRLLKRMIDKAFERRKMDVSLQRFLSNLIGWILNILLFIVVVTQLGVQTSAFVAIIGAAGLAIGLALQGSLSNFAGGILILLLKPFRVGDYISSSSNVSGTVIEIDIFNTKLNTPQNQQLVVPNGMLSNSSITNYTVLGTRRTWFDIGVSYSADLKQAKQILLEVVQNNEYAFKDPAPQVVVNELGDSAITLSVRATTSNENFWTMQEQLIINCKEALDRAGIEIPFPQRDIRIRSNA is encoded by the coding sequence ATGAATGATTTAGAATTGAACGACATACAGGCACATTGGAATAATTTTATTGCTTCTGCAATTGCCTGGGCGCCACGTATTATTACAGCCCTGATCTCAGCATTACTGATATATTTAATTGGATCTTGGATTATCCGTTTGTTGAAGCGTATGATCGACAAAGCCTTCGAACGCCGGAAAATGGACGTTTCTTTGCAGCGTTTTCTCAGTAATTTAATTGGTTGGATTTTAAATATATTACTATTTATTGTTGTCGTTACACAATTGGGTGTTCAAACCTCAGCATTTGTTGCTATTATTGGTGCTGCGGGTTTGGCTATCGGTTTAGCGCTGCAGGGCTCTTTATCTAATTTTGCGGGCGGAATATTGATTTTACTGCTGAAGCCCTTTCGTGTGGGCGATTATATAAGTTCGAGCTCGAATGTCTCAGGGACTGTGATTGAAATTGATATTTTCAACACAAAATTAAATACACCGCAAAATCAGCAGCTTGTTGTTCCCAATGGTATGCTATCTAACAGTAGTATTACTAATTACACCGTTTTGGGGACACGCCGCACATGGTTCGACATTGGTGTATCTTACAGTGCTGACTTAAAACAAGCTAAACAGATACTATTGGAGGTTGTTCAAAATAATGAGTATGCGTTCAAAGACCCTGCACCGCAGGTTGTGGTCAATGAGTTGGGAGATAGCGCAATCACGCTATCTGTACGCGCGACCACTTCAAATGAAAACTTCTGGACGATGCAGGAGCAATTGATTATTAACTGCAAAGAAGCTTTGGATCGGGCTGGTATTGAGATTCCCTTTCCGCAACGTGATATCCGTATCCGTAGTAATGCATAA
- a CDS encoding cation:proton antiporter, producing the protein MILASIHHITFPVEDPLLKFFIELLIILLVPLLLNKIKVPHLLGLLVAGAIVGPYGFNMLSRDSSVVVTGTTGLLYIMFLAGLEIDMGDFKKNKWKSITFSIYTFLAPFILGFIGGYYVLNFSLSTSILFASLFSSHTLIVYPLVSSLGISKNLAVNITVGGTMITDVLSLLVLAVIVGLSQGDVSTVFWIRLSASMIAFALVVLLVFPIIARWFFKNVSDKISQYIFVVVMIYLASILAELAGIESIIGAFFAGLALNRLIPHTSSLMNRIEFVGNAIFIPFFLISVGMLIDFSAFLKSWETLGVAAIMLVASIGGKYMAAMLTQKTFRLSGEEGMLIFGMSSASAAATLAAVMVGYNIILGQTPDGEPIRLLNEHVLNGSILLILISCTISSFVSMSNAQRIAEADREDTIVGDKLPDAHILLPINTEQMTEKMVNLGLLIRTKSKDDQLFALNIISEDKNESSVKNAERILESAVKLGASADVQVQAITRHDSGVVDGINNVIKEKSISDLIIGLDKDKGFSTSFMYNLYNGYLKNEHVNLMLYRAIQPISTVKEYVVLIPPLAYRESGFFEALSKIWNIACNSSAPLVFYSTTDIIEILHRIIKKSAVEASFITISDWKEVDQVIGELTVDQGLIVLMADRNRFSYKSPIHTITQYLNENQIENNYLLIYPFTQNNNDVSEKRAISNHQDFAEIGKLIQRVFR; encoded by the coding sequence ATGATCCTAGCCAGTATTCACCACATTACTTTTCCGGTTGAAGACCCTTTACTTAAGTTTTTTATCGAGTTGCTCATTATACTGCTGGTGCCTTTGTTACTCAATAAAATAAAAGTTCCACATCTGTTAGGTTTGCTGGTCGCAGGTGCGATTGTTGGGCCCTACGGCTTCAATATGCTCTCGCGAGACAGCAGTGTCGTGGTGACGGGAACGACAGGGCTGCTTTACATCATGTTTCTAGCTGGTCTAGAAATCGATATGGGTGACTTTAAGAAGAATAAATGGAAAAGTATCACATTCTCAATCTATACTTTTTTGGCGCCCTTTATTCTAGGATTTATCGGAGGATATTATGTATTAAATTTTTCGCTTTCAACGTCGATTCTATTTGCCAGTTTATTCTCGTCGCATACACTGATCGTTTACCCATTGGTCAGTAGCTTGGGCATATCAAAGAATCTTGCCGTCAATATTACCGTTGGCGGGACAATGATTACAGATGTACTTTCGCTTTTGGTATTGGCGGTGATTGTCGGCCTTTCTCAGGGGGATGTAAGCACTGTCTTTTGGATTCGATTAAGTGCTTCAATGATTGCGTTTGCTCTTGTTGTTTTGTTGGTATTTCCGATTATAGCGCGCTGGTTTTTTAAAAATGTATCGGACAAGATATCGCAATATATATTTGTCGTAGTGATGATTTATCTGGCTTCGATATTGGCCGAGCTGGCCGGTATTGAATCCATTATTGGTGCTTTCTTTGCCGGACTGGCACTGAATCGCCTAATTCCACATACTTCCTCTTTGATGAATCGGATCGAATTTGTTGGAAACGCTATATTTATTCCATTCTTTCTGATCAGCGTGGGGATGCTAATTGACTTTTCGGCTTTTTTAAAAAGCTGGGAAACCTTGGGTGTGGCAGCGATCATGCTCGTGGCCTCTATTGGTGGTAAGTATATGGCCGCCATGCTAACGCAAAAGACCTTCCGTCTTAGCGGGGAAGAGGGGATGCTTATATTTGGCATGAGCTCGGCTTCTGCCGCCGCCACATTGGCTGCAGTTATGGTCGGTTATAATATTATCCTTGGCCAAACGCCAGATGGTGAACCCATTCGTTTACTCAATGAACATGTGCTGAATGGGAGTATTTTGCTGATTCTGATTTCGTGTACCATTTCATCCTTCGTGTCAATGTCTAATGCGCAGCGCATTGCGGAGGCAGATCGGGAAGATACCATAGTAGGCGATAAGCTGCCCGATGCTCATATTCTATTGCCGATCAATACCGAACAGATGACTGAAAAGATGGTCAATTTGGGGCTGCTGATCCGTACAAAATCAAAAGATGACCAGCTCTTTGCCTTAAATATCATCAGTGAGGATAAGAATGAATCTTCAGTAAAAAATGCAGAAAGGATTCTTGAATCCGCAGTGAAACTGGGAGCATCGGCTGATGTGCAGGTACAGGCCATTACCCGACATGACAGCGGAGTAGTTGACGGAATAAATAATGTGATCAAAGAAAAATCCATATCAGATCTAATCATTGGCCTAGATAAAGATAAGGGCTTTTCAACGTCTTTTATGTATAATCTGTATAACGGCTATTTAAAAAATGAGCATGTCAATCTGATGTTGTACCGTGCCATTCAACCGATATCAACTGTAAAAGAGTATGTTGTGCTCATCCCTCCATTGGCATACAGGGAATCCGGCTTTTTTGAAGCGCTATCAAAAATATGGAATATTGCGTGCAATTCGAGCGCACCGCTTGTATTCTACAGTACAACGGATATCATCGAAATTCTCCATCGAATCATCAAAAAGTCGGCTGTGGAAGCGTCATTTATTACCATATCCGATTGGAAAGAAGTGGATCAGGTTATTGGAGAACTAACAGTTGATCAGGGGTTAATTGTGCTAATGGCCGACCGTAACCGTTTTTCGTATAAGTCGCCAATTCATACCATTACCCAATACCTCAACGAAAATCAGATTGAAAACAATTATCTACTGATTTATCCCTTTACTCAGAATAACAATGATGTGTCAGAAAAGCGCGCGATTAGTAATCACCAAGATTTTGCTGAGATCGGTAAACTGATCCAGCGGGTATTCCGATAA
- the msrB gene encoding peptide-methionine (R)-S-oxide reductase MsrB has product MKKAFLLLLLGLGLFTLSKFGFSQKSDPSKPIEKQLAAPIAEHDQVIYFAGGCFWGTEHFFKQVRGVTGTEVGYANGNLKNPSYEQVSTGKTGFAETVKVTYDPRIVELKLLVDLFLKTIDPTSLNKQGNDIGTQYRTGIYYTDKSVIPVIKKSLAELDKKYPAKIVVELEPLQNYYDAEAYHQKYLDKNPGGYCHIVPEMFDLARKANPAPKDSTASKSYHKKDRSTLKKELTPLQYDVTQNQATERAFDNAYNDEFRDGIYVDITTGEPLFVSTDKFESGCGWPSFSKPINPDLVEELSDNSHGMRRTEVRSKTGDAHLGHVFDDGPADKGGLRYCINSASLQFVPKEEMKAKGYEKYLSLLVKK; this is encoded by the coding sequence ATGAAAAAAGCATTTTTATTACTACTACTGGGGCTAGGCTTATTTACGCTGAGCAAATTTGGATTTTCACAGAAATCAGATCCATCCAAACCGATTGAGAAGCAATTGGCGGCCCCTATAGCCGAGCATGATCAGGTTATTTATTTTGCCGGTGGATGCTTTTGGGGTACCGAGCATTTTTTCAAACAAGTACGAGGCGTTACGGGCACGGAAGTAGGTTATGCCAATGGTAATTTAAAGAATCCGAGCTATGAGCAGGTTTCTACGGGAAAGACAGGTTTTGCTGAAACTGTCAAAGTCACCTATGACCCACGAATCGTTGAACTTAAGCTTCTCGTGGATTTGTTTTTAAAGACAATAGACCCCACCTCCCTCAACAAACAGGGAAACGATATCGGAACACAATATCGTACCGGTATTTACTATACCGATAAATCAGTTATTCCAGTTATTAAGAAAAGCCTAGCCGAACTGGACAAGAAATATCCGGCAAAAATAGTTGTCGAACTCGAGCCCTTACAGAATTACTACGATGCGGAGGCCTACCATCAAAAATATCTAGACAAAAACCCGGGTGGCTACTGCCATATTGTTCCGGAGATGTTTGATCTGGCGCGCAAAGCCAACCCTGCCCCCAAGGACTCTACTGCGTCGAAAAGTTATCACAAAAAAGATAGAAGTACACTTAAAAAGGAACTTACACCACTGCAATACGATGTAACGCAGAATCAGGCCACGGAACGTGCCTTTGACAACGCATACAATGATGAGTTTAGAGATGGTATTTACGTGGATATTACAACCGGTGAACCACTATTTGTCTCGACAGATAAATTTGAATCAGGTTGTGGATGGCCCAGCTTTTCCAAACCGATCAATCCCGACTTAGTCGAAGAATTATCTGATAACTCCCACGGTATGCGCCGCACAGAGGTACGGAGCAAAACCGGAGATGCTCATTTGGGCCATGTTTTTGACGATGGTCCAGCGGACAAAGGCGGTTTACGCTATTGCATCAATAGTGCATCGCTCCAATTTGTTCCTAAAGAAGAAATGAAAGCCAAGGGTTATGAAAAATATCTGTCCCTACTCGTCAAAAAGTAA
- a CDS encoding BCCT family transporter: MLSKSTFNKGIVIPSLIFIIGVCLLSVFFPTLSVRILDTAKQFIFVNLNWVYVWAVTLFVIFLLYLMFSKFGNIKLGSNDSKPEYTFFSWISMLFAAGMGIGLMYFSVAEPMQHFSTDAFAGHHDINRAQNAQLYTFFHWGIHAWAIYGVVGLALSYFAYRYRLPLSLRSCFYPLLKNKINGKWGNAVDVFALCSTFFGITTTLGFGVVQVNAGLQTLGLVPENNFTYQIVIVAVLSLLAILSATSGVDKGVKLLSNINIITVVILLLFVLFLGPTVYLIGSFTEGIGNYVNNFFSLTFDTHVYDEATLPWFYNWTILYWAWWISWSPYVGLFIAKISKGRTIREFIAAVLIIPTIFNFIWMSVFGNSAMWFDMHFAKGALSALADNPDALMFRFLDYLPFSEIVSYLVILIIIIFFVTSADSGIFVMNSISTKNAEKSPKWQMVFWGALLAILALMLLNAGGLQALQTMTLITALPFSLIMLLFCVSLVKALTIDRSYYERDFSVSTVPWSGEFWKDRLQQIVSFKSRESVEEFMENTVMVAFEDLQAEFKHNGIEAKIQELAQPKRIQIEIQHDVINNFIYGVKSQVKVVSDYVVEEDNLPEFDDKKTYFPKSYFGDAREGYDIQYFTRNELISDVLKHYDRFLEIISEEKNEMFISSNANKNLR; encoded by the coding sequence ATGTTGTCAAAATCGACATTTAATAAAGGAATTGTTATTCCTAGTTTGATCTTTATCATAGGCGTTTGCCTATTGTCGGTATTTTTTCCGACCCTTTCTGTACGTATTTTAGATACTGCCAAGCAATTTATCTTTGTTAACCTCAACTGGGTTTACGTATGGGCTGTGACACTATTTGTTATTTTTCTCCTTTACCTGATGTTTAGCAAATTTGGTAATATCAAGCTAGGAAGTAACGACAGTAAACCCGAGTATACTTTTTTTTCATGGATTTCTATGTTGTTTGCCGCCGGTATGGGGATCGGGTTGATGTATTTCAGCGTTGCTGAACCGATGCAGCATTTTTCAACAGACGCATTTGCTGGCCATCATGATATCAATCGAGCTCAAAATGCCCAGCTGTATACATTTTTTCATTGGGGTATACATGCTTGGGCAATCTATGGCGTTGTGGGACTGGCTCTGTCTTATTTTGCTTACCGCTATCGGTTACCGCTGTCCCTTCGAAGTTGTTTCTATCCACTATTAAAAAATAAGATTAATGGAAAATGGGGTAATGCCGTTGATGTGTTTGCCCTCTGCAGTACGTTTTTTGGCATTACGACAACGCTCGGTTTTGGCGTGGTGCAAGTGAATGCAGGCTTGCAAACTTTAGGACTTGTGCCTGAGAATAATTTTACCTATCAGATTGTTATTGTTGCCGTGTTATCACTATTAGCTATTTTATCAGCTACATCGGGTGTTGATAAGGGGGTAAAACTATTGAGTAACATTAATATAATTACCGTAGTTATCTTGCTATTGTTTGTACTTTTTTTAGGACCAACGGTTTACCTTATCGGAAGTTTTACGGAAGGGATAGGTAATTATGTAAACAATTTCTTTAGTTTAACTTTTGATACGCATGTGTATGACGAAGCTACATTGCCCTGGTTCTACAATTGGACGATTCTTTACTGGGCCTGGTGGATATCATGGTCTCCTTATGTAGGGTTATTTATTGCTAAAATATCCAAAGGGCGGACCATTCGCGAATTTATTGCGGCCGTACTTATTATTCCGACCATATTTAATTTTATCTGGATGTCCGTGTTTGGCAACAGTGCGATGTGGTTTGATATGCACTTTGCCAAAGGTGCATTGAGCGCCTTGGCTGATAATCCTGATGCCCTGATGTTTAGGTTTTTGGACTATTTGCCATTCTCCGAGATAGTAAGCTATCTGGTCATTCTTATCATCATTATCTTTTTTGTGACTTCAGCCGATTCGGGAATCTTTGTGATGAATAGCATTTCCACTAAGAATGCGGAAAAGTCACCGAAATGGCAAATGGTTTTTTGGGGAGCTCTGTTGGCTATTTTAGCGCTTATGTTGTTAAATGCCGGTGGATTGCAGGCATTGCAAACTATGACACTTATCACTGCATTGCCTTTTTCGCTGATTATGCTGCTTTTTTGCGTGAGTTTGGTCAAAGCATTGACCATTGATCGGAGTTATTATGAACGTGATTTTTCGGTCAGTACGGTCCCCTGGTCGGGTGAATTTTGGAAAGATCGCCTGCAACAAATTGTCTCATTTAAAAGTCGCGAATCTGTTGAAGAGTTTATGGAGAACACCGTGATGGTAGCTTTTGAGGATCTGCAGGCAGAATTCAAGCATAATGGTATTGAAGCAAAGATTCAAGAGTTAGCGCAACCTAAGCGGATACAAATTGAAATCCAGCATGACGTAATCAACAATTTTATCTATGGCGTAAAAAGCCAGGTCAAAGTGGTTTCTGATTATGTGGTTGAAGAAGATAATCTCCCGGAATTTGATGATAAAAAAACTTATTTTCCTAAATCTTATTTTGGAGATGCACGTGAGGGGTATGATATTCAGTACTTTACAAGAAATGAATTGATCAGCGATGTATTAAAGCATTACGACCGCTTTCTGGAAATCATTTCGGAGGAGAAAAATGAAATGTTTATTAGTAGTAATGCGAACAAGAATCTACGATGA
- a CDS encoding ferritin-like domain-containing protein, whose amino-acid sequence MEKITTPHNDSLLTPNGEIDKKDLRRRDFLKFAGASAASLAILGLSSCKKDHDDNMDNGGKGLYFGSGDIAILNYAYALEQLEAAFYIQLVNNPYSGMTDMEKAFFTDIRDHEIAHREFFKVALGAKAISSLELNLSAINFSSRENVLATAKTFEDLGVSAYNGAGWLIKDTNYLLLAGKIVSVEARHAAWVRDMIDNGSFANQEVVDSNGLDVAKSPSVVLSAAAPFIKSKIDVSDLPTY is encoded by the coding sequence ATGGAAAAGATAACAACTCCCCACAACGATTCGCTATTGACTCCCAATGGTGAAATAGACAAAAAGGATCTCCGCAGAAGAGATTTTTTAAAGTTTGCAGGCGCCAGTGCAGCATCGCTGGCCATCCTCGGTTTGTCGAGCTGTAAAAAAGACCATGATGATAACATGGATAACGGCGGAAAAGGCCTATATTTTGGTAGTGGCGATATCGCTATCCTCAACTATGCCTATGCGCTCGAGCAGCTCGAAGCTGCCTTCTACATTCAATTGGTCAATAATCCCTACTCAGGCATGACCGATATGGAAAAGGCCTTCTTTACCGATATCCGTGATCATGAGATTGCCCACCGCGAATTTTTTAAAGTTGCGCTGGGTGCCAAAGCAATCTCCAGCCTTGAATTAAATCTATCAGCGATTAATTTTAGCAGCAGGGAAAATGTACTGGCAACTGCCAAAACATTTGAAGATCTGGGGGTATCCGCATACAATGGTGCTGGATGGCTTATCAAAGACACTAACTACCTGTTGTTGGCCGGAAAGATTGTGTCGGTAGAGGCACGCCATGCGGCTTGGGTAAGGGATATGATCGATAACGGCAGTTTCGCCAACCAGGAAGTTGTTGATTCCAATGGACTCGATGTTGCCAAAAGTCCCAGTGTCGTCTTGAGCGCCGCCGCACCCTTTATCAAATCTAAAATTGATGTATCGGATCTACCCACTTATTAA
- a CDS encoding alanine:cation symporter family protein: protein MWVIAFLGSASAIVEATLGQMYKEVNDGEYRGGPAFYILKGLKSKTFAWAFAIVTIISTGFLLPGVQSNSISSAVESAFHLSPSVTGLAIAGLLAIIIIGGVKRISTVAEYVVPFMAGAYILMALVIIGLNFTEIPAVIALIVKSALNMEATFGAVAGMAISWGVKTGYI, encoded by the coding sequence ATGTGGGTAATTGCATTTTTAGGCAGTGCTTCAGCTATTGTAGAAGCGACTCTTGGCCAGATGTACAAAGAGGTAAACGATGGTGAGTATCGCGGTGGCCCAGCATTTTACATTCTTAAAGGACTTAAATCCAAAACTTTTGCATGGGCTTTTGCAATCGTCACCATCATAAGTACCGGTTTTTTACTACCCGGGGTGCAGAGCAATAGCATCAGTTCAGCAGTTGAGTCTGCTTTCCACCTATCTCCCAGCGTGACCGGTTTGGCGATAGCCGGCTTGCTCGCCATTATCATTATAGGTGGGGTAAAGCGTATCAGCACCGTAGCGGAATATGTTGTACCCTTTATGGCTGGCGCCTATATCCTTATGGCTTTGGTTATTATTGGGCTCAACTTTACAGAGATCCCTGCGGTTATTGCTTTGATCGTCAAATCTGCCTTAAACATGGAAGCCACATTTGGTGCTGTAGCAGGCATGGCAATTTCTTGGGGTGTAAAAACGGGGTATATATAG
- a CDS encoding mechanosensitive ion channel family protein, whose translation MKNSIMLNLSEQSSTSIYQYIFDFFCKLGFPEQQSHIATAAGLLLTAALLLYVLDYIMRRVFYTALNKIALRTSTKWDDYLLSNKVHVRLSRTILVLLARQFLPIIFMGFPVLTAALVKFLDLVVLLTIYHLVNSLLKTCRDIFRTSNGFKDKPIDSYLQVVQIFLIFVIGTLAVSLLTGNSPWSFLVSLGAASAILMLVFKDTILGFVASIQVSANDSVRVGDWIEMPKYGVDGDVLQINLNNVKIQNWDKTIVTIPTYTLLSDSFKNYRGMQETGGRRIKRALNIKMSSVRYLSEEEITALKNIRILSPYIDQREREIAAYNKTWNTDNSSPVNGRRMTNIGLFRAYVLAYAKNNPNIHQELTLLVRQLAPTEYGIPLELYMFTKGTQWVYFEDTMADIFDHLLAAIKHFHLQIFELPAADDLRLLVSKEERAEYSL comes from the coding sequence ATGAAAAATTCAATTATGCTAAATCTCAGTGAACAATCATCAACTTCAATCTATCAGTACATTTTCGATTTCTTCTGTAAATTAGGCTTCCCCGAACAGCAGTCCCATATAGCAACCGCAGCTGGGCTCCTTTTGACCGCAGCATTACTTCTCTATGTGCTCGACTATATCATGCGTCGCGTATTTTATACAGCACTAAATAAAATTGCCCTTCGAACTTCAACCAAATGGGATGATTACCTTTTGAGCAATAAGGTACATGTCCGTCTGAGTCGCACTATTCTCGTTTTGCTGGCACGCCAGTTTTTACCGATAATTTTCATGGGCTTTCCGGTATTAACCGCTGCTTTGGTAAAATTTTTGGATTTAGTGGTGTTGCTGACGATCTATCATCTTGTAAATAGCCTATTGAAAACCTGCCGTGATATCTTCCGAACTTCAAATGGTTTTAAAGATAAGCCCATCGACAGTTACCTACAGGTGGTACAGATCTTTTTAATTTTTGTGATCGGAACACTGGCTGTGTCACTTCTAACAGGAAACTCACCATGGTCCTTTCTCGTGTCACTGGGCGCAGCTTCCGCAATTCTGATGTTGGTATTTAAAGATACAATTTTGGGATTTGTAGCCAGTATTCAAGTGTCGGCCAATGACTCCGTGCGTGTTGGTGACTGGATTGAAATGCCCAAATATGGTGTAGATGGTGACGTGTTACAGATTAATCTTAACAATGTCAAAATACAGAATTGGGACAAAACCATTGTCACTATACCGACCTATACGCTTCTCAGCGATTCATTCAAAAATTATCGCGGAATGCAAGAGACTGGTGGTCGTCGTATTAAGCGCGCACTGAATATTAAAATGTCATCAGTACGGTATCTTAGCGAGGAGGAAATAACAGCATTGAAAAATATCCGAATACTATCGCCTTACATTGATCAGCGCGAACGCGAGATTGCCGCATATAATAAGACATGGAATACAGACAATTCTTCGCCAGTTAACGGCCGAAGAATGACGAACATTGGTCTATTTCGGGCTTATGTCCTCGCATACGCAAAAAACAACCCTAATATCCACCAAGAATTGACGTTATTGGTACGTCAGCTGGCTCCGACTGAATATGGCATACCCTTGGAGTTATATATGTTTACTAAAGGAACACAATGGGTATATTTTGAAGATACGATGGCCGATATTTTTGACCATTTGCTCGCAGCAATCAAACACTTTCACTTACAAATCTTTGAATTGCCGGCGGCAGACGATTTGCGTTTGCTTGTATCGAAGGAAGAACGTGCTGAATATAGCTTGTAA
- a CDS encoding alanine:cation symporter family protein → MYSNEAGQGTAPHAAAAEVSHPIKQGLVQGFSVYVDTMFVCTATALMILFTGQYNVENPADGFIVQHLPATEMGPAFTQQAVSHHFPTIGNAFVALALAFFAFTTIMAYYYIAETNISFVGQKKQHKTLLIWILRLLILVSTYVGCTSTAKSAWALGDIGVGLMA, encoded by the coding sequence ATATATAGCAATGAGGCCGGCCAGGGCACCGCCCCACACGCCGCCGCCGCCGAAGTATCCCACCCCATCAAGCAAGGTCTCGTACAGGGATTTTCGGTATATGTTGATACCATGTTTGTGTGCACAGCAACAGCCTTAATGATCCTCTTTACGGGTCAATATAATGTCGAAAATCCAGCTGATGGATTTATTGTACAGCACCTTCCGGCTACAGAAATGGGACCAGCTTTTACACAACAAGCAGTATCCCATCATTTCCCAACTATCGGAAATGCCTTTGTTGCATTAGCGCTTGCCTTCTTTGCGTTTACCACTATCATGGCTTACTATTACATCGCTGAAACCAACATTAGTTTTGTTGGTCAAAAAAAACAACATAAAACCTTACTTATTTGGATTTTGCGACTACTGATCTTAGTATCGACCTATGTAGGCTGTACCAGCACAGCTAAATCTGCCTGGGCATTGGGCGATATTGGAGTCGGACTGATGGCCTGA